In Halobaculum rubrum, the following are encoded in one genomic region:
- a CDS encoding VOC family protein, giving the protein MAFIHVCLNVADAERAADWYADNLGFERSWEFTTPDGDTRNLYVADDDGVELQLSDTEGDDEFEEGSAYDHIAVSVDDVDAAFERIDHHGVVSEPADQPAAGARTAFLKDPDGHTVELVQPLE; this is encoded by the coding sequence ATGGCGTTCATCCACGTCTGTCTCAACGTCGCCGACGCCGAGCGCGCGGCCGACTGGTACGCGGACAACCTGGGCTTCGAGCGCTCGTGGGAGTTCACGACGCCCGACGGCGACACCAGGAACCTCTACGTCGCCGACGATGACGGCGTCGAGCTCCAGTTGTCCGACACCGAGGGCGACGACGAGTTCGAGGAGGGGAGCGCGTACGACCACATCGCCGTCTCCGTCGACGACGTCGACGCCGCGTTCGAGCGTATCGACCACCACGGCGTCGTGAGCGAGCCCGCCGACCAGCCCGCAGCCGGCGCGCGTACGGCGTTCCTGAAGGATCCCGACGGGCACACCGTCGAGCTGGTTCAGCCGCTGGAGTAG
- the aceB gene encoding malate synthase AceB produces the protein MSVQRNYEREFVRTFFTSPTAVQGEDDSAKMIRSAAGLRGIQAPDVWVPDNEDATAPSMRDEGARNIIDVVAEHGADFPGEIHPRVVWHRDDAEKRLAGFEYMREIADPENGAVEDIDGFVIPEVGDIDDWKKADEAFQQIEADHGLEEGSLSMSVIVESGEAEIALNRIRDEMGKPSNTLERMFMLVDGEVDYTKDMRAMTPTGELPEWPELRHNTSKGASAAGLIAVDGPYDNIRDIEGYKERMKANRAKGMTGIWSLTPAQVEVANKAPLPPKTGTWLLEVGGDEVELASEDGREVYDGDEVSLSESGGSYVLAIDGDEHELTEEELREELLDRTSYVPSMDDIVESMEEFEAAKEAGKGAIAMTQSATLVVDGVEIDLSKDRMWDEATYQAAQTPITLFQDVYEHRPDQHDDLAEIYGSDVVERATQVGN, from the coding sequence ATGAGTGTACAACGCAATTACGAACGAGAGTTCGTTCGAACGTTCTTCACCTCGCCGACGGCGGTCCAGGGCGAGGACGATTCGGCGAAGATGATCCGCAGCGCCGCGGGGCTTCGCGGCATCCAGGCGCCCGACGTGTGGGTGCCGGACAACGAGGACGCGACGGCGCCGTCGATGCGCGACGAGGGAGCCCGGAACATCATCGACGTGGTCGCCGAACACGGCGCCGACTTCCCCGGAGAGATCCACCCGCGCGTCGTCTGGCACCGCGACGACGCCGAGAAGCGCCTCGCCGGCTTCGAGTACATGCGCGAGATCGCCGACCCCGAGAACGGCGCGGTCGAGGACATCGACGGGTTCGTCATCCCGGAGGTCGGCGACATCGACGACTGGAAGAAGGCCGACGAGGCCTTCCAGCAGATCGAGGCGGACCACGGGCTGGAAGAGGGCAGCCTCTCGATGTCGGTGATCGTCGAGTCCGGCGAGGCCGAGATCGCCCTGAACCGCATCCGCGACGAGATGGGCAAGCCCTCGAACACGCTGGAGCGCATGTTCATGCTCGTCGACGGCGAGGTCGACTACACGAAGGACATGCGCGCGATGACGCCCACGGGCGAGCTGCCGGAGTGGCCGGAGCTCCGCCACAACACCTCGAAGGGCGCAAGCGCCGCCGGCCTGATCGCCGTCGACGGCCCGTACGACAACATCCGCGACATCGAGGGGTACAAAGAGCGAATGAAGGCGAACCGCGCGAAGGGGATGACCGGCATCTGGTCGCTCACGCCCGCGCAGGTGGAGGTCGCGAACAAGGCGCCGCTCCCGCCGAAGACAGGCACGTGGCTCCTGGAGGTCGGCGGCGACGAGGTCGAACTCGCGAGCGAGGACGGCCGTGAGGTGTACGACGGCGACGAGGTGTCGCTGTCGGAATCGGGCGGCTCGTACGTGCTCGCGATCGACGGCGACGAACACGAGTTGACCGAAGAGGAACTCCGCGAGGAGCTGCTCGACCGTACCTCATACGTCCCGAGCATGGACGACATCGTCGAATCGATGGAGGAGTTCGAGGCGGCCAAGGAGGCCGGCAAGGGCGCCATCGCGATGACGCAGTCGGCGACGCTCGTCGTCGACGGCGTCGAGATCGATCTCAGCAAGGACCGAATGTGGGACGAGGCGACGTATCAGGCCGCTCAGACGCCGATCACGCTGTTCCAGGACGTGTACGAGCACCGCCCGGACCAGCACGACGACCTGGCGGAGATCTACGGCTCGGACGTGGTCGAGCGCGCGACGCAGGTCGGGAACTGA
- a CDS encoding fumarylacetoacetate hydrolase family protein, translating into MRIARARTADGVREGEYRDGTLVADDAEYEVDEADLLAPCEPDALFCVGRNFAATLDQMDYERPEEPDFFIKPPHSVVGNRDPIPSPEWTEELTYAGELVAVIDEPCSDLAPEEVPDAVRGYTVMNDVDALDQQGRTARKAFTASGPLGPWIETDADPTNMDMYTEVAGERRQEANTELMLFDPHEVVSFLSKRFEFRTGDCVAFGSPANPGLVEPGDTVEITYEGVGTLVNEVVSGD; encoded by the coding sequence ATGCGAATCGCACGCGCCCGTACCGCTGACGGAGTTCGCGAGGGAGAGTATCGGGACGGAACGCTGGTCGCCGATGACGCCGAGTACGAGGTGGACGAGGCGGATCTGCTCGCGCCCTGCGAGCCGGACGCGCTGTTTTGCGTCGGCCGGAACTTCGCGGCGACGCTCGATCAGATGGACTACGAGCGCCCCGAGGAGCCCGACTTCTTCATCAAGCCGCCGCACTCGGTCGTCGGGAACCGCGATCCGATCCCGTCCCCCGAGTGGACCGAGGAACTCACCTACGCGGGCGAACTCGTCGCCGTCATCGACGAGCCGTGTTCGGATCTCGCACCCGAGGAGGTCCCCGACGCCGTCCGAGGGTACACCGTGATGAACGACGTGGACGCGCTCGACCAGCAGGGACGCACGGCGCGCAAAGCGTTCACCGCGTCGGGGCCGCTCGGCCCGTGGATCGAGACCGACGCCGACCCGACGAACATGGACATGTACACCGAGGTCGCCGGCGAGCGCCGTCAAGAGGCCAACACCGAGCTAATGCTGTTCGACCCGCACGAGGTCGTCTCGTTCCTCTCGAAGCGCTTCGAGTTCCGCACGGGCGACTGCGTCGCGTTCGGGTCGCCGGCGAACCCCGGGCTCGTCGAGCCGGGCGACACCGTCGAGATAACCTACGAGGGCGTCGGGACGCTCGTGAACGAGGTCGTCAGCGGCGACTGA
- a CDS encoding D-2-hydroxyacid dehydrogenase, producing MRIVVTRQKIHGHPASEYADLLRERLPDHEVVLADTPETERELIRTADVVTGEGAAAEEHLDEASSLRLFAGVYAGVGHLDLDAFEEAGVAVTNASGVHAPNISEYVIGALVSIARDFRRATRQQDRREWRAYRTRELYDSTVTVVGLGSIGTAVAERLEPFGVETLGVRYTPEKGGPVDEVYGFDDLHEVLARTDHLVLACPLTDTTEGLIDREALRTLPPHATLVNIARGPVVDTDALVYALQWNQIRGAFLDVTDPEPLPEDHPLWGLDDARITPHNAGHTPRYFERVADILAGNVERLADADATGDAGADGRLGLENRVV from the coding sequence ATGCGAATCGTCGTCACCAGACAGAAGATCCACGGCCACCCGGCGTCTGAGTACGCCGACCTCCTCCGGGAGCGACTTCCCGACCACGAGGTCGTACTCGCGGACACCCCGGAGACGGAACGCGAGCTGATCCGAACCGCGGACGTCGTCACCGGCGAGGGCGCCGCCGCGGAGGAGCACCTCGACGAGGCGTCGTCGCTCCGACTCTTCGCGGGCGTGTACGCCGGCGTCGGCCACCTCGATCTCGACGCCTTCGAGGAGGCCGGCGTCGCCGTCACGAACGCCTCCGGCGTCCACGCGCCGAACATCTCGGAGTACGTGATCGGCGCGCTCGTCTCGATCGCGCGCGACTTCCGCCGGGCCACCCGCCAGCAGGACCGCCGCGAGTGGCGCGCGTACCGCACGCGCGAGCTGTACGACTCCACGGTGACGGTCGTCGGACTGGGCTCCATCGGCACCGCGGTCGCCGAGCGGCTGGAGCCGTTCGGCGTCGAGACGCTGGGCGTGCGCTACACGCCCGAGAAGGGCGGCCCCGTCGACGAGGTGTACGGCTTCGACGACCTCCACGAGGTGCTCGCGCGGACGGACCACCTCGTGCTCGCGTGCCCGCTGACGGACACGACGGAGGGGCTGATCGACCGGGAGGCGCTGCGGACGCTCCCGCCGCACGCGACGCTCGTGAACATCGCCCGCGGCCCCGTCGTCGACACCGACGCCCTGGTGTACGCGCTGCAGTGGAACCAGATCCGCGGGGCGTTCCTCGACGTGACCGACCCCGAGCCGCTCCCCGAGGACCACCCGCTGTGGGGGCTCGACGACGCCCGGATCACCCCGCACAACGCGGGGCACACGCCGCGGTACTTCGAGCGCGTCGCGGACATCCTCGCCGGCAACGTCGAGCGATTGGCTGACGCCGACGCGACCGGCGACGCCGGCGCCGACGGCCGCCTCGGATTGGAGAACCGAGTCGTCTGA
- a CDS encoding helix-turn-helix domain-containing protein, translating to MAKYSTGSGGGGGSGDACELCGREDTSLSEANVAGARLSVCSDCAPHDDSARSGGSGRGGGGGGGGGRDADEPNRKKRAAQNVAKAMDASTGDSRHWEEDGTDYEEDRLPYLVKGYGEAVTEARQDAGMTAEDLAAEVGVDTDQIHAVEDGRAARAGVGGSTVRGIEQALDVTLVEE from the coding sequence ATGGCGAAGTACTCCACCGGAAGCGGCGGTGGCGGCGGCTCCGGCGACGCGTGCGAACTGTGCGGACGCGAGGACACCAGCCTGTCGGAGGCGAACGTCGCCGGCGCGCGGCTGTCGGTCTGCTCGGACTGCGCGCCCCACGACGACAGCGCTCGAAGCGGCGGCTCCGGCCGCGGCGGCGGGGGCGGCGGGGGCGGCGGTCGCGACGCCGACGAGCCGAACCGGAAGAAGCGCGCGGCCCAGAACGTCGCGAAGGCGATGGACGCCTCCACCGGCGACTCCCGTCACTGGGAGGAGGATGGGACGGACTACGAGGAGGACCGCCTCCCGTACCTCGTGAAGGGCTACGGCGAGGCCGTCACCGAGGCGCGCCAGGACGCGGGGATGACCGCCGAGGACCTCGCTGCCGAGGTCGGCGTCGACACCGACCAGATCCACGCCGTCGAGGACGGGCGGGCGGCCCGCGCCGGCGTCGGCGGGTCGACGGTTCGCGGCATCGAGCAGGCGCTCGACGTGACCCTCGTCGAGGAGTAA
- a CDS encoding alanyl-tRNA editing protein — protein MSDSLAPSHPEVREFEATVESVDGRDVTVSETYFYPEGGGQPADRGMLGGVAVADVQSREGAVVHTLAESPAFDAGDTVTGVVDDDFRTYCMRAHTASHVLYGAGRRLLDDLGYGGFGITDEKVRVDFETSTDIDDDVLVDLERLVNRAVWDSRPVSWETRAVEDARSDEGVAFNDKTEADVMADADSVRVVTVEGWDEAACGGTHVSNTREIGPVTVLDRSNPGEGLTRVEFAVGPVAIDRRAETHRELRAAARDAGVAVDGVADAVSRLADERDDLADDLASLREEVLAGRVRELPVVDRDGDSDADDWRVGVVEGFDANAVGEAAQSVVGDDPDAPDVVAAVGSGPAPFVAVASTGVVDAGEVIDRVTAEFGGGGGGAPTFAQGGGIDADPDAVVAFLAELEV, from the coding sequence ATGAGCGACTCGCTCGCGCCGTCCCACCCCGAGGTACGGGAGTTCGAGGCGACGGTCGAATCGGTCGACGGACGCGACGTGACGGTCTCGGAGACGTACTTCTACCCCGAGGGCGGCGGTCAGCCCGCCGACCGCGGCATGCTCGGCGGCGTCGCGGTCGCCGACGTGCAGTCCCGCGAGGGCGCGGTCGTCCACACGCTCGCGGAATCGCCCGCGTTCGACGCCGGCGACACGGTCACGGGCGTCGTCGACGACGACTTCCGGACGTACTGCATGCGCGCTCACACGGCGAGCCACGTACTTTACGGAGCGGGACGGAGACTTCTGGACGACCTGGGGTACGGGGGGTTCGGAATAACCGACGAGAAAGTCCGCGTCGACTTCGAGACCTCGACCGACATCGACGACGACGTGCTCGTCGACCTCGAACGGCTCGTGAACCGCGCGGTCTGGGACTCCCGGCCGGTCTCGTGGGAGACACGCGCCGTCGAGGACGCCCGCAGCGACGAGGGCGTCGCGTTCAACGACAAGACGGAGGCGGACGTGATGGCGGACGCCGACTCGGTCCGCGTCGTCACCGTCGAGGGGTGGGACGAGGCCGCCTGCGGCGGGACGCACGTCTCGAACACCCGCGAGATCGGGCCGGTAACAGTGCTGGATCGCTCGAACCCCGGCGAGGGGCTCACCCGCGTCGAGTTCGCCGTCGGCCCCGTCGCGATCGACCGGCGGGCCGAGACGCATCGCGAACTCCGCGCCGCCGCGCGGGATGCGGGCGTCGCCGTCGACGGCGTCGCGGACGCGGTGTCGCGGCTCGCCGACGAGCGCGACGACCTCGCGGACGATCTCGCGTCGCTTCGGGAGGAGGTGCTCGCTGGGCGGGTCCGGGAGCTCCCGGTCGTCGATCGCGACGGCGATAGCGACGCGGACGACTGGCGGGTCGGCGTCGTCGAGGGGTTCGACGCGAACGCGGTCGGCGAGGCCGCACAGTCGGTTGTCGGGGACGACCCGGACGCGCCGGACGTGGTCGCTGCGGTCGGGAGCGGCCCGGCGCCGTTCGTCGCCGTCGCCTCGACGGGAGTCGTCGACGCCGGCGAGGTCATCGACCGGGTCACCGCCGAGTTCGGCGGCGGCGGCGGCGGGGCGCCGACGTTCGCGCAGGGCGGCGGGATCGACGCGGACCCGGACGCTGTCGTGGCGTTCCTCGCCGAACTCGAAGTGTAG
- a CDS encoding carboxypeptidase regulatory-like domain-containing protein, whose amino-acid sequence MRPYTRSLLVATVVLLVLAPAVGAVGTIDDGPVDPRAAVDTVDAAAQESTVTLTVAVRTPGDDPVSGADLVASWENGSATETTASNGRALVDVPAGSTVEIRIDHPEYVRNTPFVVESADEETVPVTVRQRGSLTVRAENERGDPVEDARVIMRVDGEIVVNGRTNDDGRYTSGTIEQRSYSLTVVKPGYYRVVRDVDVGDSSRETVGLEQGSVTLSFEVRDDRLDPPEPVPDAQLTLETTGTFRTLQNGEATAQVPVNADLDLEVTKEGYETVSRTVRVDESARAVSVNITRTPTLNVTTVNDRVLVGERNVVTVTDAYGDPVADARVLVDGEAVGRTGGDGTLTVRLESAGNRTLVAETDDLTSAPRTIAVVRERTPTATPTATPTATATASPTPIPTATETTEPETEVSFPGLTPISAVVAIAALAVAAGLAANRRDE is encoded by the coding sequence ATGCGTCCCTACACGCGATCGCTGCTCGTCGCGACGGTGGTCCTCCTCGTGCTCGCGCCCGCCGTCGGCGCTGTCGGCACGATCGACGACGGACCGGTCGACCCGAGAGCCGCCGTCGACACAGTTGACGCCGCCGCACAGGAATCGACTGTCACGCTCACCGTCGCGGTCAGAACGCCCGGAGACGACCCCGTCTCCGGGGCGGATCTCGTCGCCTCCTGGGAGAACGGCTCCGCAACCGAGACGACCGCGAGCAACGGGCGCGCGCTCGTCGACGTGCCCGCCGGATCGACCGTCGAGATCCGTATCGATCACCCGGAGTACGTCCGGAACACACCGTTCGTCGTCGAATCGGCCGACGAGGAGACCGTCCCGGTCACCGTCCGCCAACGGGGGAGCCTGACTGTCCGCGCGGAGAACGAGCGTGGCGACCCCGTGGAGGATGCGCGCGTGATCATGCGAGTCGACGGCGAGATCGTCGTCAACGGGCGAACGAACGACGATGGTCGCTACACCTCCGGGACGATAGAACAGCGTTCGTACAGCCTCACCGTGGTCAAGCCGGGCTACTATCGCGTCGTCCGCGACGTGGACGTGGGAGACTCCTCGCGCGAGACTGTCGGCCTCGAGCAGGGGTCGGTCACGCTCTCGTTCGAGGTGCGGGACGATCGGCTCGACCCGCCGGAGCCCGTCCCGGACGCGCAGTTGACCCTTGAGACGACCGGCACGTTCCGGACGCTCCAGAACGGGGAGGCGACCGCACAGGTGCCCGTCAACGCCGATCTCGATCTTGAGGTGACGAAGGAGGGCTACGAGACGGTCTCTCGAACGGTTCGCGTCGACGAGTCCGCGCGGGCGGTGTCGGTGAACATCACCCGAACCCCGACGCTGAACGTCACGACGGTGAACGATCGCGTCCTCGTCGGCGAGCGCAACGTCGTCACGGTTACCGACGCGTACGGCGATCCGGTCGCGGACGCGCGGGTACTCGTCGACGGCGAGGCAGTGGGTCGGACGGGCGGCGACGGGACGCTGACCGTCCGCCTCGAATCCGCCGGGAATCGAACGCTCGTGGCGGAAACGGACGATCTGACGTCGGCGCCGCGGACGATCGCGGTCGTTCGGGAGCGGACGCCGACAGCGACCCCGACGGCGACACCCACGGCCACGGCAACCGCGTCGCCGACCCCGATTCCCACCGCGACCGAGACGACCGAGCCGGAGACGGAAGTCAGCTTCCCTGGCCTGACCCCGATCTCGGCAGTCGTCGCGATCGCGGCACTGGCGGTCGCGGCCGGCCTCGCCGCGAACAGGCGCGACGAGTGA
- a CDS encoding acyl-CoA dehydrogenase family protein, whose translation MAHANADAYAHSPSMLDDEERAIREVVREFAVEELRPGAREADETETFPEEAWDKLADLDLTGLTVPDAYDGFDADRSTYAVVNEELAYGHLAVATALSVHCLATSCIANFGSEAVREEWLPEMVDGRPVGAFCLSEPGAGSNPAEMTTTAERDGDEYVLNGEKQWITNGERAGVYIVFAKTDPADDGSITQFLVPADFDGVEVGKKEEKLGLRASDTVGMQFSDVRVPERYRLTEEGKGLSAAFKTLTGGRIAIAAQAVGLAQAAFDEAREYAHEREQFDAPIAEIEAVRNTFAEMATKVQASRLLVREAARQSDAGEDPRLVASMAKYFASESAVEVTNEAVQIHGGYGYMSEFDVERLYRDSKITTIYEGTTEIQKTIIARELL comes from the coding sequence ATGGCACACGCGAACGCGGATGCGTACGCGCACTCCCCGTCGATGCTGGACGACGAGGAGCGCGCGATCCGCGAGGTGGTGCGCGAGTTCGCCGTCGAGGAGCTCCGCCCGGGCGCCCGGGAGGCCGACGAGACCGAGACGTTCCCCGAGGAGGCGTGGGACAAGCTGGCCGACCTCGATCTGACGGGGCTGACGGTTCCGGATGCGTACGACGGCTTCGATGCCGATCGCTCGACGTACGCGGTCGTGAACGAGGAGCTCGCGTACGGGCACCTCGCCGTCGCGACCGCGCTCTCCGTTCACTGCCTCGCGACCTCCTGTATCGCGAACTTCGGCTCGGAGGCCGTCCGTGAGGAGTGGCTCCCGGAGATGGTCGACGGGCGCCCCGTCGGCGCCTTCTGTCTCTCCGAACCCGGCGCGGGGTCGAACCCGGCGGAGATGACCACGACCGCCGAGCGGGACGGCGACGAGTACGTCCTGAACGGCGAGAAGCAGTGGATCACGAACGGCGAGCGCGCCGGCGTCTACATCGTCTTCGCGAAGACAGATCCCGCGGACGACGGCTCGATCACCCAGTTTCTCGTTCCCGCCGACTTCGACGGCGTCGAGGTCGGAAAGAAAGAGGAGAAGCTCGGGTTGCGCGCATCCGACACGGTCGGGATGCAGTTCTCGGACGTTCGCGTCCCCGAGAGATATCGACTCACCGAGGAGGGAAAGGGCCTGTCGGCAGCGTTCAAGACGCTCACCGGCGGCCGGATCGCTATCGCCGCGCAGGCGGTGGGACTCGCGCAGGCGGCCTTCGACGAGGCTCGCGAGTACGCTCACGAGCGCGAGCAGTTCGACGCCCCGATCGCCGAGATCGAGGCGGTTCGGAACACGTTCGCGGAGATGGCCACGAAGGTACAGGCGTCGCGACTGCTCGTTCGCGAGGCCGCCCGGCAGTCGGACGCGGGCGAGGACCCGCGACTGGTCGCCTCGATGGCGAAGTACTTCGCCAGCGAGTCGGCCGTCGAGGTGACCAACGAGGCCGTCCAGATCCACGGCGGCTACGGCTACATGAGCGAGTTCGACGTGGAGCGTCTCTACCGCGACTCGAAGATCACGACCATCTACGAGGGAACGACCGAGATCCAGAAGACGATCATCGCCCGGGAGCTGTTGTAG
- a CDS encoding HAD family hydrolase, translating into MTGDYADYDAVVFDLDGTLVDLAVDWDAAASDAIGLFERQGHDVAGADLWGLLERADDAGLRPELEAVLADHETPGAAVSTRLPHADHLPLSVPTGVCSLNCEAACRTALDRHDLTPHVGAVIGRDSVATYKPDPEPLVATLRDLGVAEERALFVGDSERDAVTARRAGVDFRWV; encoded by the coding sequence GTGACCGGAGACTATGCGGACTACGACGCCGTCGTCTTCGACCTCGACGGGACGCTCGTCGACCTCGCGGTCGACTGGGACGCCGCCGCGAGCGACGCGATCGGCCTGTTCGAGCGACAGGGCCACGACGTCGCCGGCGCGGACCTGTGGGGACTGTTGGAGCGCGCGGACGACGCCGGACTCCGACCGGAGTTGGAGGCGGTGCTCGCGGATCACGAGACACCCGGCGCGGCCGTGTCGACGCGCCTTCCGCACGCCGACCACCTCCCGCTGTCGGTGCCGACGGGCGTCTGTTCGCTCAACTGCGAGGCCGCGTGTCGGACGGCGCTGGATCGTCACGACCTGACGCCCCACGTCGGTGCCGTCATCGGTCGGGACTCGGTGGCGACGTACAAACCCGATCCCGAACCGCTGGTGGCGACGCTTCGGGATCTCGGCGTCGCCGAGGAGCGGGCGCTGTTCGTGGGCGATTCCGAACGAGACGCGGTGACGGCACGGCGGGCCGGCGTCGACTTCCGGTGGGTCTGA
- a CDS encoding DUF5822 domain-containing protein, which yields MPERVETADPEGVDYGWVMQMTFVVTVTAGAVLVAALSAFVTLPTWGARASFAIRVGAVIWIVTAMGAYYYEKNIRAE from the coding sequence GTGCCCGAGCGAGTCGAAACGGCCGATCCCGAGGGCGTCGATTACGGGTGGGTGATGCAGATGACGTTCGTCGTCACGGTGACCGCCGGCGCGGTGCTCGTCGCCGCGCTGTCGGCGTTCGTGACGCTCCCCACCTGGGGCGCGCGCGCGAGCTTCGCGATCCGAGTCGGCGCAGTGATCTGGATCGTGACCGCGATGGGCGCCTACTACTACGAGAAGAACATTCGCGCCGAGTAG
- the panB gene encoding 3-methyl-2-oxobutanoate hydroxymethyltransferase encodes MVTTRELRDRADDEPITMLTAYDAPTAAVIDDAGIDVILVGDSMGNAVLGHDSTLPVTLEEVQSRTAAVARATEDALVVADMPFLSFGVDEGDSIENAGRMLKEADADAVKIESGPHTVELTRRLTDLGIPVMAHLGLTPQHVNQLGGYQRQGTDPEAAERLLELARDHEEAGAFSLVLEHVPANLAAQVTEALEVPTIGIGAGGETDGQVLVITDVLGLDEWSPPFSKRYADLRGEMLSAVEAYKREVENGEFPADEHGHVEDAVDDVY; translated from the coding sequence ATGGTTACAACGCGCGAGCTCCGAGATCGGGCGGACGACGAACCCATCACGATGCTGACGGCGTACGACGCGCCGACGGCGGCGGTCATCGACGACGCGGGGATCGACGTGATCCTCGTCGGGGACTCGATGGGCAACGCCGTGCTCGGGCACGACTCGACGCTCCCCGTCACGCTCGAGGAGGTGCAGAGCCGGACCGCCGCCGTCGCTCGCGCGACGGAGGACGCGCTCGTCGTCGCCGACATGCCGTTCCTCTCGTTCGGTGTCGACGAGGGAGACAGTATCGAGAACGCCGGCCGGATGCTGAAGGAGGCCGACGCCGACGCCGTGAAGATCGAGTCGGGTCCGCACACGGTCGAGTTGACGCGGCGGCTCACGGACCTCGGCATCCCGGTGATGGCCCATCTGGGACTGACGCCCCAACACGTGAACCAGCTCGGCGGGTACCAGCGGCAGGGAACTGACCCGGAGGCGGCGGAGCGGCTGCTGGAACTGGCGAGAGACCACGAGGAGGCCGGCGCGTTCTCGCTCGTGCTCGAACACGTCCCCGCGAACCTCGCCGCGCAGGTGACCGAGGCGCTCGAGGTCCCGACGATCGGGATCGGCGCAGGCGGGGAGACGGACGGACAGGTGCTCGTGATCACGGACGTGCTCGGTCTCGACGAGTGGTCCCCGCCGTTCTCGAAGCGGTACGCCGACCTCCGCGGAGAAATGCTGTCGGCCGTCGAGGCGTACAAACGAGAGGTCGAGAACGGCGAGTTCCCCGCGGACGAACACGGGCACGTCGAGGACGCCGTCGACGACGTGTACTGA
- a CDS encoding alpha/beta fold hydrolase: protein MNTVAHHGRETKYRTHGETADGPGLVCVHGSGGTGDVWTGQSRLTDRTPVTTLDLSGHGDSDDIDAQPGPETLEAYADDVVAVANATDSSVLVGNSLGGAIAMWVALERDLPLDGLVLAGTGAKLTVLDDLLVWLRDDFDRAVEFLHGSDRLFHDADDEALERSRATMRDTGRAVVERDFRTCHEFDIRDRLGEIEEPALALVGEHDGLTPPRYHEYLADGIPNGAVAVIDDAAHLAMIERPTAFNDTVESFLDEL from the coding sequence ATGAATACCGTAGCCCATCACGGGCGGGAGACGAAATACCGGACCCACGGCGAGACGGCGGACGGTCCGGGACTGGTGTGCGTTCACGGGAGCGGCGGAACGGGGGACGTGTGGACGGGGCAGTCCCGCCTCACGGACCGGACGCCGGTGACGACGCTGGACCTCAGCGGGCACGGCGACAGCGACGACATCGACGCCCAGCCCGGCCCGGAGACGCTCGAAGCGTACGCCGACGACGTCGTCGCGGTCGCGAACGCCACGGACTCGTCGGTGCTCGTCGGGAATTCCCTCGGCGGCGCGATCGCGATGTGGGTCGCGCTCGAGCGCGACCTGCCGCTCGATGGACTCGTTCTCGCGGGCACCGGCGCGAAGCTCACCGTCCTCGACGACCTCCTCGTGTGGCTGCGTGACGACTTCGACCGCGCCGTCGAGTTCCTCCACGGTTCCGACCGGCTGTTCCACGACGCCGACGACGAGGCGCTTGAGCGTTCGCGCGCGACCATGCGCGACACCGGGCGCGCCGTCGTCGAACGCGACTTCCGGACCTGCCACGAGTTCGATATCCGCGATCGCCTCGGAGAGATCGAGGAGCCGGCGCTTGCCCTCGTGGGCGAGCACGACGGACTCACGCCGCCACGCTATCACGAGTATCTCGCCGACGGGATCCCGAACGGCGCGGTAGCGGTTATCGACGACGCCGCACACTTGGCGATGATCGAGCGACCGACCGCGTTCAACGACACCGTCGAGTCCTTCCTCGACGAACTGTAG